One stretch of Filifactor alocis ATCC 35896 DNA includes these proteins:
- the nox gene encoding H2O-forming NADH oxidase, with amino-acid sequence MSKIIVVGANHAGTAAIKTLLSNYPEHEVVVYDQNNNISFLGCGMALWIGNQISKPDGLFYATKESLEQMGAKIHMEAAVNHIDFANKKLSATLKDGSTVEDFYDKIILATGSLPIIPNIPGKDLENVQQVKLYQNAQEVIEKIKNPDIKNIVVVGAGYIGVELAEAFERHGKHITMVDIADTCLPAYYDEPFTTLMRDNLKDNGIHLEFGQAVQEIKGENGKVTAVITDKKEIPADMVVLSIGFRPNNALGKDSLELFRNGSYLVNKKQETSMKDVYAIGDCATVFDNTIDNTNYIALASNALRSGIVAAHNAAGHELESVGVQGSNGICIYDLKMVSTGITVSKAQKLGLDVEYTDFNDTQKPGFIETENPSVKIRIVYDKKTRVVLGAQMASKYDMSMGIHMFSLAIQEKVTIDKLSLLDIFFLPHFNQPYNYITMASLSAK; translated from the coding sequence ATGAGTAAAATTATTGTAGTAGGTGCAAACCATGCCGGAACCGCAGCAATCAAAACACTTTTGTCAAACTATCCGGAGCATGAAGTTGTGGTATATGATCAAAATAACAATATTTCTTTCTTAGGATGTGGGATGGCGCTTTGGATTGGTAATCAAATTTCAAAACCGGACGGGCTGTTCTATGCTACCAAAGAATCTTTGGAACAAATGGGAGCAAAAATTCATATGGAGGCTGCTGTCAACCATATTGATTTTGCAAACAAAAAATTATCCGCCACTTTGAAGGACGGTTCTACAGTAGAAGACTTTTATGACAAGATAATTCTTGCAACCGGCTCATTGCCGATTATCCCTAATATTCCGGGCAAGGATTTGGAAAATGTGCAACAGGTAAAACTCTACCAAAATGCACAGGAAGTGATTGAAAAAATCAAAAATCCCGATATCAAAAATATTGTCGTTGTCGGTGCCGGATACATCGGAGTAGAACTTGCGGAAGCATTTGAGCGTCATGGAAAACATATCACAATGGTAGATATCGCAGACACCTGTTTGCCTGCTTATTACGATGAACCGTTTACAACTCTGATGAGAGATAATCTGAAAGACAACGGTATCCATCTTGAATTCGGACAAGCTGTTCAAGAAATCAAAGGTGAAAACGGAAAAGTAACTGCCGTTATCACAGATAAAAAAGAAATCCCTGCAGATATGGTAGTGTTGTCTATTGGATTTAGACCGAACAATGCATTGGGGAAAGACAGTTTGGAATTATTCCGAAACGGCTCTTACCTTGTGAACAAAAAACAGGAAACTTCTATGAAAGATGTGTACGCCATCGGAGATTGTGCAACTGTTTTTGATAATACCATTGATAACACAAACTATATTGCGCTTGCATCCAATGCACTGAGAAGCGGTATTGTAGCAGCTCATAATGCAGCAGGACATGAATTGGAGTCCGTAGGAGTACAAGGCTCTAACGGAATCTGTATCTATGATTTGAAAATGGTGTCCACAGGAATTACCGTATCTAAAGCACAGAAATTAGGACTCGATGTAGAATACACCGACTTTAATGATACTCAAAAACCCGGCTTTATTGAAACGGAAAATCCATCTGTAAAAATCAGAATCGTGTATGACAAAAAAACAAGAGTGGTGCTTGGTGCACAAATGGCATCCAAATACGATATGTCCATGGGAATCCACATGTTCTCGCTTGCAATTCAAGAAAAGGTAACCATTGACAAACTCTCTCTGCTTGATATTTTCTTCTTGCCACATTTCAATCAACCGTACAACTATATTACAATGGCATCCCTCTCTGCAAAATAG
- the scpB gene encoding SMC-Scp complex subunit ScpB, which translates to MELKQLCSIIESILFVRGEEVHYDEVVKIIREGNPECVITKKMVAEAVVLLQERYKDKMSGLALLCTKETLQLATVPENHAFMEVITVQKRKKSLTQSAMETLSIIAYQQPVTKLEIEEVRGVKCDSTIRVLLDYGLIREAGRLDRIGKPILYRTTQAFLVQFNLKDISELPNFEQFIIDEKELSLFDEEQA; encoded by the coding sequence ATGGAGCTAAAACAACTATGTAGTATCATAGAATCCATTCTTTTTGTGCGCGGTGAGGAAGTTCACTATGATGAAGTGGTCAAAATCATTCGTGAAGGGAATCCGGAGTGTGTTATTACAAAAAAAATGGTGGCAGAGGCAGTGGTGCTGTTGCAAGAGAGGTATAAGGACAAGATGTCGGGATTGGCCTTACTTTGCACCAAAGAGACATTGCAACTGGCAACGGTTCCCGAAAATCATGCCTTTATGGAAGTGATTACCGTTCAAAAAAGAAAAAAGAGTTTAACGCAATCTGCAATGGAGACACTTAGTATCATTGCTTATCAGCAACCGGTCACAAAGTTGGAGATTGAGGAAGTGCGTGGTGTAAAGTGCGATTCTACTATTCGTGTATTGTTGGACTACGGTTTGATTCGTGAGGCGGGAAGGTTGGATCGAATCGGAAAACCGATTTTGTACAGAACGACACAGGCTTTTTTGGTTCAATTTAATTTGAAAGATATTTCGGAGTTGCCGAACTTTGAACAATTTATCATTGATGAAAAAGAATTGAGCTTGTTTGATGAAGAACAAGCATAA
- a CDS encoding segregation and condensation protein A produces the protein MGYNVQMQNYEGPFDLLLELLQKDKINICDISIVEMTNQYMEQLRELEQVLDMEKMTDFLDMAVKLLEIKSRYLLYLQSHDEEEEEDPTEEIKRSLEKYKAYRNVVKYLSDRNLPMENYYTAKPQEVYIDQYLDLQNVTLESLYEFAHSVLERKNENPIMISYKTRSLEDKIEEIRQSIEWGKTYSFSDLLISQEKDDCVVTFLSILEMTHLKEMKFRQRNLFGQIEVKRVEEQNGAKTTM, from the coding sequence ATGGGATACAATGTTCAAATGCAAAATTATGAAGGACCGTTTGATTTGTTATTGGAGCTTTTACAGAAAGATAAAATCAATATCTGTGATATTTCGATTGTAGAAATGACGAATCAATATATGGAACAACTCAGAGAGTTGGAACAAGTTTTGGATATGGAAAAAATGACGGATTTTTTGGATATGGCGGTAAAGTTACTGGAAATCAAATCAAGATATTTGCTCTATCTACAAAGTCATGATGAAGAAGAGGAAGAAGATCCGACAGAAGAAATCAAGCGTTCTTTGGAAAAATACAAGGCTTATCGAAATGTAGTCAAGTATCTGTCGGATCGAAATCTTCCGATGGAGAACTACTATACTGCAAAACCGCAAGAAGTCTATATTGATCAGTATTTGGATTTGCAGAATGTTACATTAGAAAGTTTATATGAATTTGCACACAGTGTGTTGGAGAGAAAAAATGAAAATCCGATTATGATTAGCTATAAGACAAGGTCGTTAGAGGACAAGATAGAAGAAATCAGACAGTCGATTGAATGGGGCAAAACATATTCCTTTTCGGATTTGTTGATTTCTCAGGAGAAAGATGATTGTGTTGTTACTTTTTTGAGCATTTTGGAAATGACACATTTAAAAGAGATGAAGTTTCGTCAAAGAAATCTGTTCGGTCAGATAGAAGTGAAACGAGTGGAGGAGCAAAATGGAGCTAAAACAACTATGTAG
- a CDS encoding site-2 protease family protein — protein MNSINSMLLSLPGILMAISFHECAHAYVAHLMGDDTAKDAGRISINPLHHIDPFGFLMLLLVHFGWAKPVPVVESNFRNRKLGSFLVSIAGVTMNIILAMVLGVIWRLLSSVIQQESFDSIMILAVYINIYFAAFNLIPIPPLDGYRILSLVLPYSWKYKLYEYERYSFLILIVLLYTKVLYIVLTPMVFVISTIVFFVTGPLG, from the coding sequence ATGAATTCAATTAACTCAATGTTGCTTAGTTTGCCAGGTATTTTGATGGCTATTTCGTTTCATGAATGTGCACATGCTTATGTAGCGCATTTGATGGGTGATGATACCGCAAAAGATGCAGGTCGAATTTCTATCAATCCCCTCCATCATATCGATCCGTTCGGATTTTTGATGTTGCTGCTTGTTCATTTTGGTTGGGCGAAACCTGTTCCTGTGGTAGAAAGTAATTTTCGAAACAGAAAGTTAGGCAGTTTCTTGGTTTCGATTGCCGGAGTAACGATGAATATTATCTTGGCAATGGTGCTTGGTGTGATCTGGAGGTTATTATCTTCTGTGATTCAGCAGGAATCTTTTGATTCGATTATGATACTCGCGGTTTATATCAACATTTACTTTGCTGCATTCAACTTGATACCGATTCCGCCGTTGGACGGATATCGTATTTTGTCTCTGGTGCTGCCTTATTCATGGAAATATAAGCTCTATGAGTATGAACGATATAGTTTTCTAATACTAATTGTATTACTTTATACCAAAGTTCTTTATATTGTGTTAACTCCAATGGTATTTGTTATTTCAACAATTGTATTCTTTGTAACAGGGCCCTTAGGCTAA
- a CDS encoding ribonuclease J — protein MAKKQNKIKIIPLGGLQEIGKNMTAIEYKDEMIVIDCGLSFPEDEMLGIDVVIPDVSYLVKNHDKLKGIFLTHGHEDHIGAIPYVLRKLDVPIYGTKFTLALVEHKLKENRISNAMLIEVPAGTSVKAGLFKIDYIRVTHSIPDSCALAVHTPLGIIYHSGDFKIDHTPIDNEVTDFHKMAEIGARGCLLMLAESTNVEREGYTKSEKVVGKTLDEIFLGAQGNRVIIATFASNIHRVQQIVDMSIKYGRKVAVSGRSMVNGINIALSLGYLRIPKKTLVDINDIHKYSKDSLTIITTGSQGEPMAALSRIAASEHKKIQVSEGDTVVLSAHPIPGNEKSVAKVVNQLFERGANIVYDGESDIHVSGHAKREELKLIHRIIKPKFFMPVHGEYRHLYIHGELAQELGMPAENVVLMKNGAVLEVSRNECQINGQVPSGNVLVDGLGVGDVGNIVLRDRKHLSEDGLMVVVVNLSKQDGSMVSEPDIISRGFVYVREAEGLMDEAKEIIKQTLIRNQQKNNREWAYIKTSIKEDLKSYLFQKTKRSPMILPIIMEV, from the coding sequence ATGGCAAAAAAACAAAACAAAATTAAAATTATTCCATTAGGTGGATTGCAGGAAATCGGAAAAAATATGACTGCAATTGAATACAAAGATGAAATGATTGTGATTGACTGTGGTTTGAGTTTTCCGGAAGATGAAATGCTCGGGATTGATGTCGTTATTCCGGATGTCAGCTATTTGGTAAAAAATCACGATAAATTGAAGGGAATCTTTTTGACACACGGTCACGAGGATCATATCGGTGCGATTCCTTATGTGTTGAGAAAGTTAGATGTTCCTATCTACGGAACAAAATTTACGCTTGCATTGGTAGAACACAAATTGAAGGAAAATCGAATTTCGAATGCGATGTTAATTGAAGTTCCTGCAGGTACAAGTGTGAAAGCGGGATTGTTTAAGATAGATTATATTCGTGTAACACACAGTATTCCGGATTCTTGTGCTTTGGCGGTGCATACACCGCTTGGTATTATTTATCATTCCGGAGATTTTAAGATAGATCACACGCCGATTGATAATGAGGTGACTGATTTTCACAAAATGGCGGAGATTGGTGCAAGGGGCTGTCTGTTGATGTTGGCGGAAAGTACCAATGTGGAAAGAGAAGGGTACACAAAGTCTGAAAAAGTTGTCGGAAAAACATTGGATGAAATCTTTTTGGGAGCACAAGGAAATCGTGTTATTATTGCAACCTTTGCTTCCAATATTCATCGTGTTCAACAAATTGTCGATATGTCAATCAAATACGGTCGTAAGGTAGCGGTATCGGGTCGTTCTATGGTAAACGGCATCAATATTGCACTTTCTTTGGGATATCTTCGTATTCCTAAAAAAACTCTTGTGGACATCAATGACATTCACAAGTATTCGAAGGATTCGCTTACTATCATTACAACAGGTTCTCAAGGAGAACCGATGGCAGCGCTGTCTCGTATTGCGGCATCGGAACACAAAAAAATTCAGGTGAGTGAAGGAGATACAGTGGTATTATCAGCGCATCCGATTCCGGGAAATGAAAAATCTGTTGCAAAAGTAGTGAACCAGTTATTTGAGCGTGGTGCGAATATTGTATATGACGGAGAATCGGATATCCATGTGTCAGGTCATGCGAAAAGAGAAGAGTTGAAACTGATTCATCGTATTATCAAACCGAAATTCTTTATGCCGGTGCATGGAGAGTATCGACATCTGTATATCCATGGCGAACTTGCGCAGGAACTTGGGATGCCTGCTGAGAATGTTGTGTTAATGAAGAACGGAGCAGTGTTGGAAGTATCACGCAATGAGTGTCAAATCAACGGGCAAGTTCCGTCGGGGAATGTATTGGTCGACGGTTTAGGTGTCGGAGATGTCGGAAATATTGTGCTTCGTGATAGAAAACATCTGTCAGAAGACGGTTTGATGGTTGTGGTTGTAAACTTGTCCAAACAGGACGGTTCCATGGTTTCTGAACCTGATATTATTTCAAGGGGCTTTGTATATGTTCGTGAAGCGGAAGGTTTGATGGATGAAGCAAAGGAAATCATCAAACAGACATTGATTAGAAATCAACAAAAAAATAATAGAGAATGGGCATATATCAAAACTTCTATCAAAGAGGATTTGAAATCTTACCTGTTCCAAAAAACAAAGAGAAGTCCTATGATTCTTCCGATTATTATGGAAGTGTAG
- a CDS encoding Fur family transcriptional regulator, with amino-acid sequence MVMNTDYMEDLKDKLKEEGLKLTPQRRSIVQVLIDSKGQHLSCEEIYDKVKESCPEIGLATVYRTLQMLDKIGFTNKLSLDDGCLRYEFNMAHEGHHHHHLICKQCGSITEVELDLLDPLENIIETSYNFQIDDHDVKFYGTCSKCL; translated from the coding sequence ATGGTAATGAATACAGATTATATGGAAGATTTGAAAGACAAGCTAAAAGAAGAAGGTTTGAAGTTAACGCCTCAAAGACGGTCAATTGTGCAAGTTTTGATTGATTCAAAAGGTCAACATTTGAGTTGTGAAGAGATTTATGACAAGGTGAAGGAAAGTTGTCCCGAAATCGGATTGGCAACAGTGTATCGAACATTACAAATGTTGGACAAAATAGGTTTTACAAACAAGTTAAGTTTGGATGACGGATGTTTGAGATATGAGTTTAATATGGCTCATGAAGGACATCACCACCACCATCTGATTTGTAAGCAATGCGGAAGCATTACGGAAGTAGAGTTGGATTTATTGGATCCTTTGGAAAATATCATTGAAACGAGTTACAATTTCCAAATTGATGACCATGATGTAAAATTCTATGGAACATGCAGTAAATGTTTGTAG
- a CDS encoding DUF1292 domain-containing protein, whose amino-acid sequence MLEETRIVLTDENGNDVEFELVSTLEVDGKVYAILQPIGEEEAYIFNLKYDENGEMELSEIEDDEEFEIVAEQYELLETEE is encoded by the coding sequence ATGTTAGAAGAAACAAGGATTGTATTAACAGATGAGAATGGAAATGATGTTGAATTTGAATTGGTGTCCACATTGGAAGTAGATGGAAAAGTGTATGCAATCTTACAACCGATTGGTGAAGAAGAAGCGTATATTTTCAACTTGAAATATGATGAAAACGGTGAAATGGAGTTATCTGAAATTGAAGATGACGAAGAGTTCGAAATCGTAGCAGAACAATACGAATTGTTGGAAACAGAAGAATAA
- the ruvX gene encoding Holliday junction resolvase RuvX: MEKRILALDVGDRRIGMAMSDLLGWTPQPLYTIHRTKDEEDLGKIVEVIKQYDIGTIVCGLPKNMDGTVGFQGEKTMQFVEQLQQLIPPEIKVVFQDERLSTKSAKQVMHTSGVKKKNKKNMIDTIAAVFILETYLMKK; this comes from the coding sequence ATGGAAAAGAGAATTTTGGCATTGGATGTGGGAGATCGTCGAATCGGAATGGCGATGTCCGATTTGTTGGGCTGGACGCCACAGCCCCTGTATACCATCCATCGAACGAAGGACGAAGAAGATTTAGGGAAGATTGTCGAAGTAATCAAACAATATGATATCGGCACGATTGTTTGCGGTTTGCCTAAAAATATGGATGGGACGGTCGGTTTTCAAGGAGAAAAGACAATGCAGTTTGTAGAGCAGTTACAACAGCTGATTCCTCCTGAAATCAAAGTGGTGTTTCAAGATGAGAGATTGTCTACAAAATCGGCAAAACAGGTGATGCATACATCCGGTGTGAAAAAAAAGAATAAGAAGAATATGATAGATACGATTGCGGCAGTATTTATTTTGGAAACATATCTAATGAAGAAGTAG
- a CDS encoding IreB family regulatory phosphoprotein codes for MSEKKKNLDYTMKFEYTRDNTMTIKEVLNSVWKSLEEKGYNPKNQLVGYLLSGDPSYITSYNNARTMIRAFERDEILEVVLEQYIAQK; via the coding sequence ATGTCAGAAAAGAAAAAAAATTTGGATTATACGATGAAGTTCGAATATACACGTGATAACACTATGACGATTAAAGAAGTGTTGAATTCTGTTTGGAAATCGTTGGAAGAAAAAGGATATAATCCAAAAAATCAATTAGTCGGATATTTGTTGTCGGGAGACCCAAGTTATATCACAAGTTATAATAATGCCAGAACAATGATTCGTGCTTTTGAAAGGGACGAAATTTTGGAAGTTGTTTTGGAACAGTATATTGCTCAGAAGTAG
- a CDS encoding formate/nitrite transporter family protein, which translates to MIFREVETISNIATTKKTLLDDYKLKYFIRSVFAGFFVSGALGLNLICNNLFAKTNPPVGKMLGGIYFSLAVLLIVMVGGELFTGNTFVMSFGSIDKKVSWIDTLKVCMASYFGNFVGAVLFAVLFYLSGASGTEEYIMLSMPNKVYIPYMQLFVRAILCNFLVCIAILCGIKMKEEVGKIVMIVLVISAFIISGYEHSIANMGYYTFSILYTPEVPIVRLFLNLLIATVGNAIGGGLMLALPLRKMSLDK; encoded by the coding sequence ATGATTTTTAGAGAAGTTGAAACGATTTCGAATATTGCCACAACAAAGAAGACTCTGTTGGATGATTACAAGTTAAAGTATTTTATCCGAAGTGTGTTTGCCGGATTTTTCGTTTCGGGAGCATTGGGGTTGAATTTGATTTGTAACAATCTATTTGCAAAAACGAATCCTCCTGTCGGAAAGATGCTGGGCGGTATTTATTTTTCATTGGCAGTGTTACTGATTGTTATGGTAGGCGGAGAACTTTTTACGGGAAATACTTTTGTGATGTCATTCGGTTCTATTGACAAAAAAGTTTCATGGATAGATACATTGAAAGTTTGTATGGCAAGCTATTTCGGAAATTTTGTCGGAGCAGTGTTGTTTGCTGTTTTGTTCTATCTTTCAGGAGCTTCAGGAACAGAAGAATATATCATGTTATCAATGCCAAATAAGGTTTATATCCCTTATATGCAATTGTTTGTCCGTGCAATATTGTGTAACTTTTTGGTATGTATTGCAATTTTGTGCGGAATCAAGATGAAGGAAGAGGTCGGAAAGATTGTGATGATTGTGCTTGTTATCAGTGCTTTTATCATATCCGGATATGAACACAGTATTGCGAATATGGGATATTATACATTCAGTATCCTTTACACACCTGAAGTGCCGATTGTCAGACTCTTTCTCAATCTTCTGATTGCAACTGTGGGAAATGCCATAGGCGGCGGGTTGATGTTGGCGCTTCCTCTTAGAAAGATGAGTTTGGACAAATAA
- a CDS encoding flavodoxin domain-containing protein, whose protein sequence is MGNIAMIYASVHHGNTKKAVDYLSTKISATVVDVTKEKAFDVSEYDTVIFASGIYFGQFHKSILEYIETVDVLGKNVILLYTCGIKVQDYAKKLKKILEQKGATVLGDCYCRGFDTYGFLAKIGGIAKNHPNEKDLEKIYSSIQQMCKVE, encoded by the coding sequence ATGGGAAATATTGCAATGATTTATGCGTCGGTTCATCACGGAAATACCAAGAAAGCAGTTGATTATCTCAGTACGAAAATTTCTGCTACTGTTGTGGATGTTACGAAAGAAAAAGCGTTTGATGTCAGCGAATACGATACAGTTATTTTTGCATCGGGAATCTATTTCGGTCAATTTCACAAGTCTATTTTGGAATATATTGAAACAGTTGATGTATTAGGAAAAAATGTGATTTTATTATACACTTGCGGAATCAAAGTCCAAGATTATGCCAAGAAACTGAAAAAAATATTGGAACAGAAAGGTGCAACTGTTTTGGGAGATTGCTACTGCAGAGGGTTTGATACCTATGGATTTTTGGCAAAAATAGGTGGCATTGCAAAAAATCATCCCAATGAAAAAGATTTGGAAAAAATCTATTCTTCGATTCAGCAAATGTGTAAGGTTGAATAG
- a CDS encoding YbaK/EbsC family protein → MAIENVKEYFRQYGIQDRILEFDVSSATVELAAEAVGCEPKRIAKTMSFLGKEQPVLIVLAGDARISNSKYKEIFHTKAKMIPKDLVEKLIGHEIGGVCPFAVKTGVEVYLDSSLKRFETVFPAAGSCNSAIELSVEELMRYSGAKDFVDVSEDLE, encoded by the coding sequence ATGGCAATCGAAAACGTGAAAGAGTATTTTAGACAGTATGGGATACAAGATAGAATTTTGGAGTTCGATGTATCGAGTGCCACTGTGGAATTGGCTGCGGAGGCGGTGGGGTGTGAACCGAAGAGGATTGCCAAAACGATGTCTTTTTTGGGAAAGGAGCAACCGGTTTTGATTGTGCTTGCCGGCGATGCTCGAATTTCGAATTCAAAATATAAGGAGATCTTTCACACAAAGGCAAAGATGATTCCTAAGGATTTGGTAGAGAAACTCATAGGTCATGAAATCGGCGGGGTGTGTCCTTTCGCTGTCAAAACGGGTGTTGAGGTATATTTGGATTCTTCTTTGAAGAGATTTGAGACAGTGTTTCCGGCAGCCGGAAGCTGTAACAGCGCCATTGAGTTGTCAGTTGAAGAGCTTATGAGATATTCCGGTGCAAAGGACTTTGTTGATGTGAGCGAAGATTTGGAATAA
- a CDS encoding TetR/AcrR family transcriptional regulator, whose protein sequence is MGAVKRLSKEERKKEIMQSAAKVIIEKGFSKTTMEDIIAGTTMSKGGVYHYYGNTMDILADLMISGMEYRNKIIFSHLDEYQKGCEVEFLAKQLVQKMIDDNFYMPIYVQFLIEKKRNPKLELLFQDLKKKTLAEFSNILKDDFNVFPDMATFDFMTDFMNAIILASDVLDARESFATNRQLLEEMTVFVLKKIKR, encoded by the coding sequence ATGGGCGCAGTGAAGAGACTGAGTAAGGAAGAAAGAAAAAAAGAAATTATGCAGTCGGCTGCAAAAGTTATCATCGAAAAAGGATTTTCAAAGACGACAATGGAGGATATTATTGCCGGAACTACGATGTCGAAAGGCGGAGTGTATCATTACTATGGTAATACAATGGATATTTTGGCAGATTTGATGATTTCCGGAATGGAATATCGAAATAAGATTATTTTCAGTCATTTGGACGAGTATCAAAAGGGATGTGAGGTAGAATTTTTGGCAAAGCAATTGGTTCAAAAAATGATTGATGACAATTTCTATATGCCAATCTATGTGCAGTTTTTGATAGAAAAAAAGAGAAATCCTAAGCTGGAGTTACTGTTTCAAGATTTGAAGAAAAAAACATTAGCTGAATTTAGCAATATTTTGAAGGATGATTTCAATGTATTTCCGGATATGGCAACTTTTGATTTTATGACAGATTTTATGAATGCGATTATTTTGGCTTCTGATGTATTGGATGCAAGAGAAAGTTTTGCAACTAACAGACAGCTGTTAGAAGAAATGACTGTTTTTGTATTGAAGAAGATAAAGCGATAG
- a CDS encoding helix-turn-helix domain-containing protein produces the protein MKLEEKILALRKQYGMSQEELAGKLNVSRQAISRWEMGTAQPDVSNILQLSKVFCVTTDYLLNDECEQEIHRSEKETGKGVTKKTQQKKIGILILLFGLLGNFVIYIFSRFIKVMIPYITEVDGRRVYEWGRLTGLSYYYFVQQYNLVFLSVLFYLCIVVGIGIFFMDNIKNKNQKSFFRK, from the coding sequence ATGAAACTTGAAGAAAAAATCCTTGCACTTCGAAAACAATATGGAATGTCACAAGAAGAATTAGCAGGGAAATTAAATGTATCAAGACAAGCAATTTCACGTTGGGAAATGGGAACAGCACAACCGGATGTTTCCAATATATTGCAATTGAGCAAGGTGTTTTGTGTCACAACAGATTATTTGTTGAATGATGAGTGTGAACAGGAGATTCATAGGTCAGAAAAAGAAACCGGTAAAGGAGTTACCAAAAAGACACAACAGAAAAAAATAGGGATATTGATTTTGCTATTCGGCTTGCTTGGAAATTTCGTAATTTATATCTTCTCTCGATTCATAAAAGTGATGATTCCTTATATTACAGAAGTAGATGGAAGACGGGTTTATGAATGGGGGAGACTTACAGGGTTAAGTTACTATTATTTTGTACAACAATACAACTTAGTGTTTTTGAGTGTTTTGTTTTATCTGTGTATTGTGGTGGGAATCGGTATTTTCTTTATGGATAACATAAAAAATAAAAATCAGAAAAGTTTTTTTAGAAAGTAA
- a CDS encoding GNAT family N-acetyltransferase: MDFRQIKREDVRAFYDCMKAIDQETEYMLYEPDERVWNQDLLEVKMQREQDFLVGAFEEKDIVGFLSAERGTARRIQHSAYIVVGIQKAYCHRGIGSQFFAMLDDWARTNHITRLELTVRCDNEPAIHLYRKNGFVVEGVKKHTMRVNGEYVDEYTMAKLY; this comes from the coding sequence ATGGACTTTAGACAGATAAAAAGAGAAGATGTACGAGCTTTTTATGACTGTATGAAAGCAATCGACCAAGAGACGGAGTACATGTTATATGAACCGGATGAAAGGGTTTGGAATCAGGATTTGTTGGAAGTTAAGATGCAAAGGGAACAAGATTTTTTGGTAGGAGCATTTGAAGAAAAAGACATCGTGGGATTTTTATCGGCAGAAAGAGGTACTGCCAGACGAATTCAACATTCCGCTTATATTGTGGTTGGAATCCAAAAAGCATATTGTCATCGTGGCATAGGAAGTCAATTTTTTGCGATGTTGGATGATTGGGCGAGAACGAATCATATTACAAGGTTAGAACTTACCGTGCGTTGCGATAACGAACCTGCCATTCATCTGTACCGAAAAAACGGATTTGTGGTGGAAGGAGTCAAAAAACATACGATGCGTGTCAATGGAGAGTATGTAGATGAATATACTATGGCAAAGCTGTATTAG